The genomic window TCTTGGCGGGCAGCACCTGCTCGGGGACGTGAAGGCGGCGGAGGGCTGCCTGCACGCGGGTGTCCTTGGCGATGTCGCCGATGCTCAGCACCGTGCCGACGACGCCACCGACTGCGGGGACGACGCCATCCGAGATGCCCTTCTTCACGCCGTCGACGGCGTTGCGGGAGACCTTGATCCCCCGGTCGACCGTCGGGACGACGCGGTGCTCATAGGTGTCGCGGACGACGGGGACCACCTGCTCCTTCGAGAAGTTCCCGAGCTGACGGCTCACCTCACGAGCGACTTCGTTGGCGTGGTTCAGGACATCCTGCTGGGAGTCCCAGAGGTCGGCAGCGGAACCCTTGAGCTTCTTGAGCTCTTTCCGGCGCTTGCGTGACAGGCTCATGTGGTCATCTCCAATGATCGCGGCAACAACGTAACCTCCATCTTGCCACTTAGACCCCTGGATACCATCCGAGAGTCCCGAACCCTTGTGCAAGAATTGGGAGTATGTCAAAGCACACCGCAGTCGCCACGTTGCACACCAACCACGGTGAGATCAAGGTCAACCTCTTCGGGGACCACGCTCCCAAGACGGTCAAGAACTTCACCGACCTGGCGACCGGCGGGCGCGAGTGGACGGACTCGAAGACGGGGCAGACCCGGAACGACGCGCTGTACAACGATCTCATCTTCCACCGCATCATCCCCGCGTTCATGATCCAGGGCGGCGACCCGCTCGGAACCGGCACCGGTGGTCCGGGTTACAACTTCGACGACGAGATCCACCCGGAGCTCAACTTCGACGAGCCCTACATCCTCGCCATGGCGAACGCCGGCAAGCGCCGCAACGCCATCACGGGCGCCGTCGAGGGCACGAACGGTTCGCAGTTCTTCATCACGACCGTTCCCACCCAGTGGCTCCAGGGCAAGCACACCATCTTCGGTGAGGTCGCCGACGCCGAGTCCCGCGCGGTCGTCGACGCCATCCAGGCCGTCCCGACCGGTGCCGGCGACAAGCCGATCGAGCCCGTCGTCCTCGAGAGCGTCACCATCTCCGAGGCTTAGACCCCGCTCGGAGGACAGACCGTGACCCTGCCCCGGGATCCGTCGGCCAATTTCTGCTATCGCCACCCCGACCGACAGAGCTTCGTGCTCTGCCAGCGTTGCGGTCGGACGATCTGTGGAGAATGCCAGACGCCCGGGGCAGTCGGTTTCATCTGTCCGGAGGACATGAAGGCGCAACGACAGAGCGCCCCTCGCAACCGTCTCGGCGCGAGGATCAGCAACTCCTCCCCCATCGTCACGTACGCGATCATCGCCGTGACGGCGTTCGTGTTCCTGCTGCAGTGGATACCCGGGCTCGGTGTCACGAACGCGCTCCTCTACGCCGGCGTGTACTCCGATCCGTCGTACGGTGCCTTCCAGCCCTGGCGGATGCTGACCGCCGTGTTCGTGCACTCGCAGGGCTTCATCTTCCACATCCTGCTGAACATGTACACGCTCTGGATCTTCGGCCGGATCCTCGAGACCATGCTCGGGCACTGGCGGTTCCTCGCCCTCTACCTGGTCGCCGGGTTCGCCGGTTCGGTCGGTGTCCTGTTCCTCGCCGACCCGACGACGGCCGTGGTCGGCGCCTCGGGCGCGATCTTCGGTCTGCTCGGCGCGTTCCTCGTCATCCAACGACGCATGGGTGCCGACACCCGCGGGCTGCTGGTGCTCCTGGGCATCAACCTCGTCATCGGTTTCATCCCCGGCGTGAACATCGCCTGGCAGGCCCACCTGGGCGGGCTCGTCGGCGGCGCCCTCGTCGGCCTCATCCTCGTCAACACCCGCAAGCGCACGCAGCAGCCGCTCCAGGCAGTCCTGATCGGCGCCTTGAGTGTCGTCCTCCTGGGCGCCAGCCTCCTTCCCGCCCTCCTCTGAGCGGGACCGCACTTCGACAGGCTCAGTGACCGGGTTCGGCTCCGTAACCGATTTCGATTCAGTGACCGGGTTCGGCTCAGTGAACGGGTTCGGCTCAGTGAACGGGTTCGGCTTGGTGACCGGGTGTGGGCCGGTGATTCGCCATGGCACGGTGACCGTGTGTCGACGATCGCCGCGCTCGGCGGCGAGCCGCAACCATGCAGGAGACGTTGAAGGTTGCCTGAGTTATCCACAGAGTTATGAACACTGGGGATAATTACACCGGTGTGGTTCCCCGTGTTTCCGGGACTCCCTGCGGTTCTCCACACCGGCGTGTGGATAACTCGGAAGTTCTCCACATTCCTGTGGAGAACTCGATGCGTCGGATCCCGCGCACAACGAAACAGCGGGCCGTCCGAGAGGACGACCCGCTGTGCACGCGTGAAGTGAGGGAGGCTAGCGCCACCTGGTGGTCATGAGGAAGCCGATGAAGGCGATGCCGAAGCCGACGAGGATGTTCCACGGGCCGAGCGACTGGATCGGGAGCAGCGTGCCGCTCAAGTAGTAGACGACGATCCAGGCGAGGCCGAGCAGCATGAAGCCGAACATGACCGGCTTGAACCAGACCGCGTTCGGTGCGGGTTCGCCGCTCGTCTGCTCGGGTTCGCGGGACGGTTTGCTTCGTGACTTCGTGCGTGCCATGCCGACATTCTACCTGTTCACCCCAATCGGTGCCTTGGGGATCAGCCGATCCCGAGTTCTTCTCGGTAGAATCCATGCGTGACCGACGACCTACCTTCGCGAGCGAGCGCACGCGCCGCTGAGCGCAGAGCGCCGTCGAAGCACCGCATCAGCGTCTTCGGGGTGGCCGGCGAGCTGCTCATCACCGCGGGCATGGTGGTCCTGCTGTTCCTCGCGTGGCAGCTCTGGTGGAACGACATGATCATGGCCGGCAGTCAGGCCAACGCCGCATCGAGCCAGTCGCAGGAGTGGATCAAGAACGCCGAGACCGCTCCCGCGCCCGAACCGACCGTGGATGCGACCGGCGCGCCGAACTACGGTGAGCCGCCCGTGACCGCCCGCCCCGCGCCGGGCGACCCGTTCGCAGTGCTCTACGTGCCGCGGTACGGCGCCGACTACCGCCGCGTCGTCGCCGAGGGTGTCGACACCGCGACCGTCCTCAACAGCTTCGACCTCGGCGTCGGTCACTACCCGAGCACCCAGATGCCCGGAGAGGTCGGCAACTTCGTCGTCGCCGGTCACCGCAAGGCCTACGGCGGTGCGATGACCCTGATCAGCGACCTGCAGATCGGCGACAAGGTCTACGTCCAGACGGCCGACGGCTACTACACCTACGTGTTCCGGAACATCACCTACGTGTTGCCCACCCAGGTGGACGTCCTCAATCCCGTCCCACAGGTGGACGGCGTCGCACCCACGCAGCGCATCCTCACCCTGACCACCTGCAACCCGCTCTACTCGACGGCGGAACGCAGTATCGCTTACGCGGTGTACGAGTCCTGGCAGCCGCTGTCCGCCGGACCGCCCGCCGAGATCGCCGCGTCCGTCGCGGCCGCTGGAGGCTGACGATGTACGGCGCACTCTGGAGGATCCTGCCCGGACCCGTCTGGCTGAGGATCATCATCCTCGTCGTCCTGTTCGTGGCGGTCGTGGCCGCCCTCTTCACGTGGGTGTTCCCCTACGTGGACTCGTTCATCGTCGATCAGAATGTGACCGTCGGCGACGAATGACCCGAGTCCTGGTCATCGACAACTACGACAGCTTCGTCTACACGCTGAACGGGTACGTCGAACAACTGGGTGCCGAGACGGTCGTCGTGCAGAACGACGGCATCGCGCTCGACGACCTCGAGCAGCGGATCCGCGGGTTCGACGGCGTCATCGTCTCGCCCGGACCCGGTCGGCCATCCGACGCCGGAATCTCACTGGACACCGTGCACGCGGCATACCGCACCGGGACACCACTCCTCGGGGTGTGCCTCGGCCACCAGGCGATCGCTGAGGCGTTCGGAGCGACCGTGCACACTGCCGACGAGCTGATGCACGGGCAGAGCTCGCTCGTCGAACACGACGGCAGTGTCTTGTACCGGGGAATCCCGCCGCAGTTCAACGCCACCAGGTATCACTCGCTCGCCGTCGTCGACGGCAGCGTGCCCGAGGAGCTCGTCGTGACGAGCCGGACGACCGGCGGCGTCATCATGGGGCTCCGCCACCGTGACGCCCCGATCCACGGCGTGCAGTTCCATCCGGAGTCGGTTCTCTCCGAGGGCGGCTACCAGCTCCTGGCGAACTGGCTCGAGACGACCGGGCTCACCGGTGTGCATGAGCGGGCACGAGGGCTCAGCCCGCTCATGACCCGGTAGGCCCTTCGAGAGGCTCAGGGACCGGTGAGCCTGCTCAGGGACCGTCCTTCGACAGGCCCAGGAACCGGCGCAGCCTACGGACCGGTGCAGTAGGTGAGCGTGATGACGGACTTCTGCGGGATGTCGCCCGGTGCGGGAGACATCGCCGTGACCGGGTCGCCGGCGACGGCCTTGCACGTCGCGTCGGCCTGCGGCTGCACGGTGAACTGCCTCGTCGAGTCCTGCAGGTAGTTCGTCGCGTCGAGGAGCGGCTGCCCGACGACGTCCGTCAGCGTGACGTTCCCGCTGGAGACCACGAGGTTCACCGTGGACCCCTGGTCGACGGAGGTACCCGCTCCGGGATCCATCCGCAGTACGACACCTGCCGGCACGGTCGGCGAGTTCTCCCGGGTCACGGAACCTTGCGCGAGACCGGCAGCGGCGACCGCGGCCCACGCAGCCTCGGAGGACTGGTTGACGACGTCGGGGACCTCGACCTGGGCACGGCCGGTCGACACGTAGACCTTGATCTGCGTGTTCTTGGTCACCGTGGTGCCGCCGGGCGGGTCGGTGCGGATGACGTGACCCGCCTTGTAGTCGCTGCTTGCTTCGTCGAACTTGGTCGGGACGAGCTCAAGCTGCTCGATCGTGCTGTTCGCGCTCTCCCACGTGGCGTCGACGAGATCCGGGACCTCTCTCGAGTCCGTGGAGATGCTCGTCGCGGGCGGAAGCTGCACCACCCAGAACACGAGGGAGAAGAGGACGACGGCGATTCCAGCGATGGCGGCCCAGATCCACACGACCGGTGGCCGGCGCTGGGTACGCGTCACGGTGTCGTCCGAGGTGAGCTGACGGATCGCCTGCTCGGTGCTGGACGCCGCCGTCGGAGACGGGCCGAACAGTGAGTCGTGGTCGTCGCGTCGGACCGGCACATGGCCGGCTCCGGCTTCGTCGAGGTCCTCACGGAACTCGACGGCGCTCTGGTACCGCTCGAAGCGATCCTTCGCGAGGGCTCGGAGGACGACCTGATCGAGTGCCGGCGACACCTTCGGGTTGATCGAGCTCGGCTTCACCGGGCGCTCGCTCACGTGCTGGTACGCGACTGCGACGGCGGTGTCGCCGCGGAAGGGCGCCTTCCCCGTCAGCATCTCGAAGAGGACGACGCCGGTGGAGTAGAGGTCGGTCCGCGCGTCGACCGTCTCGCCCTTGGCCTGCTCGGGGGAGAAGTACGCGGCCGTGCCGAGGATGGCGGTCGTCTGGGCGACCGTCGTGGACGAATCGGAGACGGCGCGCGCGATGCCGAAGTCGGTGACCTTGACGTCGCCGGCCGTGGTGATCATGACGTTGCCCGGCTTGATGTCGCGGTGCACGACGCCGGCGCGGTGGGAGTACTCCAGAGCGGTGAGGATGCTGTGCGCGATGCGCACCGCCTCCTCGGACTCGACGGGACCCTCGGCGATGAGATCCTTGAGCATGCGCCCTTCGACGTACTCCATGACGATGAACGGCTCGATGAGGTCCTGACCGGAAACGTCCTTCACCCGCTCCTCGCCGGCGTCGTAGACGCGGACGATCGTCGGGTGCGCCATCCGCGAGGCGGCCTGCGCCTCTTGCCGGAAACGGGAGCGGAAGGCGGGGTCGGTGGCGAGCGTGGACTTCAGGACCTTGATGGCGACGGTGCGACCGAGCTTGGTGTCCACGCCGCGGAAGACGTTGGACATGCCCCCGCGGCCGATGAGGTCGCCGACGACGTATCGGCCTGCGAGCAGGCGTTGATCGTCAGCCACGTACCACCCCTGAATTCGCTTGGAGGACAAACACTAACAGCTTACCCGGGCACCTTCCGAGTGCTCTCAGGGATGACCCTGAGAGCACTCGTCGCGGCATCGGCTACTGCTCCTTGATGACGTTGATCGACTCCGAGGACGGCGATCCGGAGGAGGTACCGGTGCTGCAGCGGACCGCGTACGAGACCGAGAGCGTGCCCACCGCGTCGACCGTGATGGTACCCGTCGTGGTGTTCGCATCGAACTGGCCCGAGGAGTTGTTCTGGAAGTAGCCGCCGGAGACAGCGACGGTGTACCCGAGGAAGTCGGACCCGGTCGGGCAGGCGTTCTGCACCGCGAGCCAGTCGACCTTGATCGAGGTCGAGGTCGCGTCCTTCGGGATGACGAGCGATCCGTCGTCGAGTGCCGACTGGTCGAGCTTCGGTGCCTCGGTCGGCGGGTTGATGACCGCGATCTCGTCGTACACGGTCAGCGTGATGGCCGAACCGGTCTTGACGTTGCCCGTGGGGTTCACGTCGTAGACGGTGTTGACCTGTTCCGGCGTCGTGGCCGGGTCGCCGACGTTCCTCGACACGCTGAAGTTGTACGGCGGCGCGCTGAAGATCGTGTTGAGTTCGTCGAAGGACCGGCCCTGGAGGTCGCTCAGGTTGATCGGGAACACCGTGGGCGTGGGCGTCGGTGTGGGCGTCGGGGTCTTCGTCGGCTTCGGCGTCGTGGACGTCGTGGCCGACGGAGTCGTACCTCCCGCGTCGTTGCCCTGGTTCGCGAACACGGCGATCAGCGAACCGACCAGCACGATGACGAGCAGGGCGACGAGACCGATGAGCGGCCAGGTCCACTTGCTGCGCTGCTTCTTCTCGCCCTCGCCCTCGACGTCGTCCTCGAGCTGGTCCGCTTCGGCGGCGGACAGCAACTGCGTGGTCGCGTCGTCGGCTGCGGGCATCCGGCGGGTCTGGTCCATCACGGTGGTCGCGGCGTCGCCTGCCCCACCGAGGATCATCGGGACGGCTGCGGCCGCGGCGTTGAGGTCTCCCCGGCGGAGCGCCTGGGCAGCGCGCGCGACGTGGGCGGACGATGCCGGACGGTCGACCGGGTTCTTCGCGATCATCGACATGACGAACCGGCGGACCGGCTCGGCGATCGTGACGGGGAGCTCCGGCGGCTGCTCGTTGATCTGCGCCATCGCGATGGCGACCTGCGACTCGCCCGTGAACGGACGGCGTCCGGCGAGGCACTCGTACGCGACGATGCCGAGCGAGTAGATGTCCGTCGACGGTGAGGCGGGGTGCCCGCTCGCCTGCTCGGGCGAGAGGTACTGCACGGTGCCCATGACCTGACCGGTGGCCGTGAGCGGCACCTGGTCGGCGATGCGGGCGATGCCGAAGTCGGTGATCTTGACGCGGCCGTCCGGCGTGATGAGCAGGTTGCCCGGCTTGATGTCTCGGTGGACGAGGCCTGCGGCGTGCGCGGCCTGGAGTGCCGACGAGGTCTGCGCGACGATGTCGAGCACCTTGTCGGTGGGCAGGACACGCTCGCGCTCGAGCACGGTGGACAGGGCCTCACCGGGCACGAGTTC from Plantibacter flavus includes these protein-coding regions:
- a CDS encoding rhomboid family intramembrane serine protease, with product MKAQRQSAPRNRLGARISNSSPIVTYAIIAVTAFVFLLQWIPGLGVTNALLYAGVYSDPSYGAFQPWRMLTAVFVHSQGFIFHILLNMYTLWIFGRILETMLGHWRFLALYLVAGFAGSVGVLFLADPTTAVVGASGAIFGLLGAFLVIQRRMGADTRGLLVLLGINLVIGFIPGVNIAWQAHLGGLVGGALVGLILVNTRKRTQQPLQAVLIGALSVVLLGASLLPALL
- a CDS encoding peptidylprolyl isomerase, producing the protein MSKHTAVATLHTNHGEIKVNLFGDHAPKTVKNFTDLATGGREWTDSKTGQTRNDALYNDLIFHRIIPAFMIQGGDPLGTGTGGPGYNFDDEIHPELNFDEPYILAMANAGKRRNAITGAVEGTNGSQFFITTVPTQWLQGKHTIFGEVADAESRAVVDAIQAVPTGAGDKPIEPVVLESVTISEA
- a CDS encoding cell division protein CrgA, which codes for MARTKSRSKPSREPEQTSGEPAPNAVWFKPVMFGFMLLGLAWIVVYYLSGTLLPIQSLGPWNILVGFGIAFIGFLMTTRWR
- a CDS encoding protein kinase domain-containing protein, giving the protein MRPTAGLTFGGRYELQSRIAIGGMGEVWQATDLVIGRTIAIKILKDEYMGDPGFLERFRAEARHAALVNHEGIANVFDYGEEDGSAFLVMELVPGEALSTVLERERVLPTDKVLDIVAQTSSALQAAHAAGLVHRDIKPGNLLITPDGRVKITDFGIARIADQVPLTATGQVMGTVQYLSPEQASGHPASPSTDIYSLGIVAYECLAGRRPFTGESQVAIAMAQINEQPPELPVTIAEPVRRFVMSMIAKNPVDRPASSAHVARAAQALRRGDLNAAAAAVPMILGGAGDAATTVMDQTRRMPAADDATTQLLSAAEADQLEDDVEGEGEKKQRSKWTWPLIGLVALLVIVLVGSLIAVFANQGNDAGGTTPSATTSTTPKPTKTPTPTPTPTPTVFPINLSDLQGRSFDELNTIFSAPPYNFSVSRNVGDPATTPEQVNTVYDVNPTGNVKTGSAITLTVYDEIAVINPPTEAPKLDQSALDDGSLVIPKDATSTSIKVDWLAVQNACPTGSDFLGYTVAVSGGYFQNNSSGQFDANTTTGTITVDAVGTLSVSYAVRCSTGTSSGSPSSESINVIKEQ
- a CDS encoding class E sortase; its protein translation is MTDDLPSRASARAAERRAPSKHRISVFGVAGELLITAGMVVLLFLAWQLWWNDMIMAGSQANAASSQSQEWIKNAETAPAPEPTVDATGAPNYGEPPVTARPAPGDPFAVLYVPRYGADYRRVVAEGVDTATVLNSFDLGVGHYPSTQMPGEVGNFVVAGHRKAYGGAMTLISDLQIGDKVYVQTADGYYTYVFRNITYVLPTQVDVLNPVPQVDGVAPTQRILTLTTCNPLYSTAERSIAYAVYESWQPLSAGPPAEIAASVAAAGG
- a CDS encoding anthranilate synthase component II, with amino-acid sequence MTRVLVIDNYDSFVYTLNGYVEQLGAETVVVQNDGIALDDLEQRIRGFDGVIVSPGPGRPSDAGISLDTVHAAYRTGTPLLGVCLGHQAIAEAFGATVHTADELMHGQSSLVEHDGSVLYRGIPPQFNATRYHSLAVVDGSVPEELVVTSRTTGGVIMGLRHRDAPIHGVQFHPESVLSEGGYQLLANWLETTGLTGVHERARGLSPLMTR
- the pknB gene encoding Stk1 family PASTA domain-containing Ser/Thr kinase, producing the protein MADDQRLLAGRYVVGDLIGRGGMSNVFRGVDTKLGRTVAIKVLKSTLATDPAFRSRFRQEAQAASRMAHPTIVRVYDAGEERVKDVSGQDLIEPFIVMEYVEGRMLKDLIAEGPVESEEAVRIAHSILTALEYSHRAGVVHRDIKPGNVMITTAGDVKVTDFGIARAVSDSSTTVAQTTAILGTAAYFSPEQAKGETVDARTDLYSTGVVLFEMLTGKAPFRGDTAVAVAYQHVSERPVKPSSINPKVSPALDQVVLRALAKDRFERYQSAVEFREDLDEAGAGHVPVRRDDHDSLFGPSPTAASSTEQAIRQLTSDDTVTRTQRRPPVVWIWAAIAGIAVVLFSLVFWVVQLPPATSISTDSREVPDLVDATWESANSTIEQLELVPTKFDEASSDYKAGHVIRTDPPGGTTVTKNTQIKVYVSTGRAQVEVPDVVNQSSEAAWAAVAAAGLAQGSVTRENSPTVPAGVVLRMDPGAGTSVDQGSTVNLVVSSGNVTLTDVVGQPLLDATNYLQDSTRQFTVQPQADATCKAVAGDPVTAMSPAPGDIPQKSVITLTYCTGP